A stretch of the Polaribacter pacificus genome encodes the following:
- a CDS encoding ABC transporter permease, with the protein MNYELFIAKRIIAGKEYKNSISSPIIKIAITAIALGLIIMMISIATGTGLQTKIKEKISGFKGHVVITNYNDNSSDVSISPVDKNQDFYPKFQTVDGIKNIQVFANKAGLIRTATDFEGIVFKGVSDDYDWTFFKEYMVSGSVPDFNQQRTRDVLLSKSLIDRLQLHLNDTINVFFMKSEANKLPSRYKMVITGIFDTGFNQFDKNMMIGDIREVQRLNKWTDDQVGGFEVLLDDFNEIEQKGNEIYTAIGSTLNSDTVVDLYPIIFEWVGLFDNNIWFIIGIMILVASINMITALLVLILERVQMIGILKALGSTNWSIRKVFLYNAAYLILKGLFWGNLIGFLLLFAQSYFGFITLNPETYYVSKVPVTLDLFTILLLNIGTLVMCFLMLLLPSIIITRISPVKSIKFA; encoded by the coding sequence TTGAATTACGAATTATTTATTGCAAAACGCATTATTGCTGGAAAAGAATATAAAAATAGTATTTCTTCTCCAATAATAAAAATTGCTATAACTGCAATTGCTTTAGGACTTATCATTATGATGATTTCTATAGCAACGGGTACTGGTTTACAGACAAAAATCAAAGAAAAAATCTCTGGTTTTAAAGGGCATGTTGTGATTACAAATTACAATGATAATAGCTCGGATGTTTCTATAAGTCCTGTGGATAAAAATCAAGATTTTTACCCGAAATTTCAAACGGTTGACGGCATTAAAAATATTCAGGTTTTTGCCAATAAAGCGGGTTTAATTAGAACTGCAACTGATTTTGAAGGAATCGTTTTTAAAGGAGTTTCTGATGATTATGATTGGACTTTTTTTAAAGAGTATATGGTCTCGGGATCCGTACCCGATTTTAACCAGCAAAGAACCAGAGATGTGCTATTGTCAAAAAGCTTGATTGATCGCCTTCAATTACATCTAAACGATACCATTAATGTCTTTTTTATGAAGTCTGAGGCAAACAAATTGCCAAGTAGATATAAGATGGTGATTACCGGTATTTTTGATACGGGATTCAATCAGTTTGATAAAAACATGATGATTGGTGACATCCGAGAAGTACAACGCTTAAATAAATGGACAGATGATCAGGTTGGGGGTTTTGAAGTTTTATTGGATGATTTTAATGAGATTGAACAAAAGGGCAATGAAATTTATACAGCGATAGGATCAACACTAAACAGTGATACCGTCGTAGATTTATATCCTATTATTTTTGAATGGGTTGGTCTTTTTGATAATAATATTTGGTTTATTATTGGCATCATGATTTTGGTAGCGAGCATCAATATGATTACGGCTCTGTTAGTTCTTATCTTAGAGCGGGTGCAAATGATCGGGATTTTAAAAGCGCTTGGAAGTACTAACTGGAGTATTCGAAAGGTCTTTCTATACAATGCAGCCTATCTTATTTTAAAAGGCTTGTTTTGGGGTAATTTGATCGGATTTTTATTGCTGTTTGCTCAGTCTTATTTTGGTTTTATCACCTTAAATCCAGAAACCTATTATGTGTCTAAAGTTCCTGTTACTCTTGATCTTTTTACCATCTTATTGCTTAATATTGGGACGCTGGTGATGTGTTTTTTAATGTTGTTATTACCTTCTATTATTATCACAAGAATTAGTCCTGTAAAGTCTATCAAGTTTGCTTAA
- a CDS encoding exo-beta-N-acetylmuramidase NamZ family protein: protein MIDFKPFKSTYLFLFLLLNYQLISCAQKTKPLQEKTIEKITAVKTGAERTDVYLNLLKGKNIAIVANQTSVLSILQRDEVAPNVMGSKKVTQHLVDFLHNYNNINIKKVFAPEHGFRGDADAAELVKDGLDTKTGLPIVSLYGKSKKPSAKQLEGIDIVVFDIQDVGARFYTYISSLHYVMEACAEAGISVIILDRPNPNGHYVDGPVLELEHKSFVGMHPVPVVYGMTIGEYGQMINGEKWLKNKVQCDLTVIPLENYTHKTAYSLTIRPSPNLPNDKSINLYPSLGFFEGTTINAGRGTEFQFQRYGASFFPKSDFRYTPSPNFGSKYPKEKGKLCYGVDLRATKELSALNLAWLIDAYKKTPKTEKFFGSTFTIHAGTKKLQQQIEAGLSEKEIKKTWQKDLNNFKITRKKYLIYQ, encoded by the coding sequence ATGATCGATTTTAAACCTTTCAAAAGTACATATTTATTCTTATTTCTTTTACTGAATTACCAGCTGATTTCTTGCGCTCAGAAAACAAAACCCCTTCAAGAAAAAACAATAGAAAAAATTACCGCTGTAAAAACCGGAGCAGAACGAACGGATGTATACCTAAACTTACTAAAGGGTAAAAATATTGCCATTGTTGCAAACCAAACTTCTGTTTTAAGTATTTTACAAAGAGACGAAGTTGCACCAAACGTTATGGGTTCTAAAAAAGTAACCCAACATTTGGTCGATTTTCTGCATAATTACAACAATATAAATATTAAAAAAGTATTTGCGCCAGAACACGGATTTAGAGGAGATGCAGATGCTGCTGAACTAGTAAAAGATGGTTTAGACACTAAAACAGGCCTGCCAATTGTTTCTTTATACGGAAAAAGTAAAAAACCTTCAGCAAAACAATTAGAAGGAATTGATATTGTTGTTTTTGACATTCAAGATGTAGGCGCGCGTTTTTACACCTATATTTCTTCTTTACATTATGTAATGGAAGCCTGCGCTGAAGCGGGGATTTCTGTAATCATTTTAGACAGACCAAACCCAAATGGACATTATGTTGACGGCCCTGTTTTAGAACTAGAGCACAAATCTTTTGTAGGCATGCATCCTGTTCCTGTTGTTTACGGAATGACGATTGGAGAATACGGTCAAATGATCAATGGAGAGAAATGGTTAAAAAACAAAGTACAATGTGATTTAACAGTGATTCCTTTAGAAAATTACACACACAAAACAGCTTATAGCCTAACCATTAGACCTTCACCTAATTTACCAAATGACAAATCTATAAACCTCTACCCTAGTTTAGGTTTTTTTGAGGGAACAACAATTAATGCCGGCAGAGGAACAGAGTTTCAATTTCAAAGGTATGGAGCATCTTTTTTTCCAAAAAGCGATTTTAGGTATACTCCAAGTCCAAATTTTGGCTCGAAGTACCCTAAAGAAAAAGGAAAGCTTTGTTATGGTGTCGACTTAAGGGCTACTAAAGAATTAAGTGCTTTAAACTTAGCATGGTTGATTGACGCCTATAAGAAGACTCCAAAAACAGAAAAGTTCTTTGGAAGCACGTTTACGATTCATGCAGGAACAAAAAAGCTTCAGCAACAAATTGAAGCGGGTTTATCTGAAAAAGAAATTAAAAAAACTTGGCAAAAAGACTTAAACAACTTTAAGATTACACGAAAAAAATACTTAATCTATCAGTAG
- a CDS encoding sterol desaturase family protein: METIINYFETIPSLHRSIILVGGITFFWLLEGALPLFNFKYHKWKHAFPNLFFTATTVVINFALAFVLLKTADWVQTHQFGLINWMPEMPLALYVLLGLLLLDFFGAYLAHFIEHKVSYLWMIHLVHHTDHKVDTTTANRHHPLESLIRFAFTLFGVFIIGTPIAIVMLYQSMSLIFTQLTHANIRMPKKLDKFLSYFIVSPDMHKIHHHYQLPYTDSNYGNIFSIWDRLLGTYKYLDREKIVYGVDTFPDEVSNSSLKELLKQPFQGYRKPTNS; encoded by the coding sequence TTGGAAACCATTATCAATTATTTTGAAACCATCCCTTCATTGCACAGAAGCATAATTTTAGTAGGAGGGATTACTTTTTTTTGGCTTTTAGAAGGCGCTTTGCCTTTGTTTAACTTTAAGTATCACAAATGGAAACACGCGTTTCCTAACCTTTTTTTTACTGCGACGACTGTTGTCATTAATTTTGCTTTGGCTTTTGTTTTATTAAAAACAGCTGATTGGGTACAAACCCATCAGTTTGGTTTGATTAATTGGATGCCAGAAATGCCATTGGCATTGTATGTATTGTTGGGCTTGTTGCTCCTTGATTTTTTCGGGGCCTATTTGGCTCATTTTATAGAGCACAAAGTTTCTTATTTATGGATGATACACTTGGTGCACCATACTGATCATAAGGTAGATACTACAACTGCTAATAGACATCATCCACTTGAGAGTTTAATCCGATTTGCCTTTACTTTATTTGGTGTCTTTATCATTGGAACACCCATTGCTATTGTAATGTTGTATCAATCCATGTCGTTGATCTTTACTCAATTGACCCATGCAAATATTAGAATGCCCAAAAAGCTTGATAAATTTTTAAGCTATTTTATTGTTTCTCCAGACATGCATAAGATCCACCATCATTATCAATTGCCTTATACGGATTCTAATTACGGAAATATCTTTTCTATTTGGGATCGATTGCTTGGTACTTATAAGTATTTAGATCGTGAGAAGATTGTTTACGGAGTCGATACTTTTCCGGACGAGGTAAGTAATTCTTCTTTAAAAGAGCTGCTAAAACAACCTTTTCAGGGCTATAGAAAGCCAACAAACAGCTAA
- a CDS encoding YkgJ family cysteine cluster protein: protein MDKRLEALPKLAKDAKKEGQKYFANLRRRTPKNLDYVMQELHEEEFKKTDCLSCGNCCKTTSPIFTEKDVERISKHLRMKVAKFKEEYLVRDEDDFMVLTSAPCTFFDETDNSCFIYEVRPKACAEYPHTNRKKFIQITDLTLQNTEICPAAYNIVEALKERLPMHSNKKVRRS from the coding sequence ATGGATAAACGATTAGAAGCTTTGCCTAAATTGGCTAAGGACGCAAAGAAAGAAGGACAAAAATATTTTGCAAATCTTAGAAGGAGAACTCCTAAGAACTTAGATTATGTTATGCAAGAGCTCCATGAAGAAGAGTTTAAGAAGACAGATTGTTTAAGCTGTGGAAATTGCTGTAAAACCACAAGTCCTATTTTTACAGAAAAAGATGTAGAGCGTATCTCTAAGCACTTGCGAATGAAAGTGGCAAAGTTTAAAGAAGAATACTTAGTGAGAGATGAAGATGATTTTATGGTCTTAACTTCTGCTCCTTGTACCTTTTTTGATGAAACAGACAATAGCTGTTTTATCTATGAAGTTAGGCCCAAAGCTTGTGCAGAATACCCACATACAAACAGAAAAAAGTTTATTCAAATAACTGATTTAACGCTTCAAAATACAGAGATTTGCCCTGCTGCTTACAATATAGTAGAGGCTTTGAAAGAAAGACTGCCTATGCATTCAAATAAAAAAGTGAGACGGAGTTAG
- the argS gene encoding arginine--tRNA ligase: protein MSIQTRIETTVKEAILTLYKTEIPSVEFQATRKEFEGDITVVIFPMLRYVKGNPVQIGEAVGNYLVTHLSEIIRFNVVKGFLNLVIEDANYLNSFAGIFSNTNYGFVNAAEESDAILVEYSSPNTNKPLHLGHVRNNLLGFSVAEILKAAGNNVYKTQIINDRGIHICKSMLAWQKFGKGETPSSTGLKGDKLVGNYYVKFDQEYKKEVATLIAEGLTEETAKKEAPLLIEAQEMLQAWEAGDPKTKELWETMNTWVYEGFETTYKNMGVNFDSYYYESNTYLLGKDNIIEGLEKGVFYKKEDGSVWIDLTEDGLDEKIVLRSDGTAVYMTQDIGTAIQRSKDYPGLKGMVYTVGNEQDYHFKVLFLILKKLGYSWADQLYHLSYGMVDLPSGKMKSREGTVVDADELMVEMTDTARSLSQELGKLEGYSEEEKEALYKTIGLGALKYYILKVDPKKRILFDPKESVDFQGNTGPFIQYTYARIQSILRKANFDYSKPVNDIELHPKEKELIKIIENYPEVIQLAAANHSPALIANYTYDLVKEFNSFYQNVSILGEEVLSSKIIRVQLSKKVSEIIKSAFSLLGIQVPERM, encoded by the coding sequence ATGAGTATTCAAACCCGCATAGAAACTACCGTAAAAGAAGCTATTTTAACCCTATACAAAACAGAGATTCCTTCTGTTGAGTTTCAAGCTACTAGAAAAGAATTTGAAGGAGATATAACCGTAGTGATCTTTCCGATGCTGCGCTATGTAAAAGGAAACCCTGTTCAAATAGGAGAAGCTGTAGGAAACTACCTGGTAACACATCTTTCAGAAATTATCCGATTTAATGTAGTCAAAGGCTTTTTAAATTTAGTAATTGAAGATGCCAACTACTTAAATTCTTTTGCTGGTATTTTTAGCAACACCAATTATGGTTTTGTAAACGCAGCTGAAGAAAGTGATGCTATTTTGGTAGAATATTCATCACCTAACACAAACAAACCTTTGCATTTAGGACATGTCAGAAACAACCTATTGGGTTTTTCTGTTGCAGAAATACTCAAAGCAGCCGGAAACAACGTGTACAAAACTCAGATTATTAACGATCGAGGAATACACATTTGTAAATCAATGCTCGCTTGGCAAAAATTCGGCAAGGGAGAAACGCCAAGTTCAACAGGATTAAAAGGTGATAAATTAGTAGGTAACTACTATGTTAAGTTTGATCAAGAATACAAAAAAGAAGTCGCTACCTTAATAGCCGAGGGACTTACTGAAGAAACCGCTAAAAAGGAAGCTCCTTTGTTAATTGAAGCTCAAGAGATGCTTCAGGCTTGGGAAGCTGGTGATCCTAAAACCAAAGAGCTCTGGGAAACCATGAATACTTGGGTGTACGAAGGTTTTGAAACTACTTATAAAAATATGGGAGTTAATTTTGACTCGTATTATTATGAAAGCAATACTTATCTATTAGGAAAAGACAATATTATAGAAGGTCTTGAAAAAGGCGTTTTTTACAAAAAAGAAGATGGTTCTGTTTGGATTGATTTAACAGAAGATGGATTGGATGAGAAAATCGTTTTAAGATCTGATGGTACTGCTGTTTATATGACACAAGATATTGGGACTGCCATACAAAGATCTAAAGATTATCCAGGGCTAAAAGGAATGGTCTATACAGTCGGAAACGAGCAAGACTATCATTTTAAAGTGCTTTTTTTAATCTTAAAGAAACTAGGTTACTCATGGGCTGATCAACTGTATCACCTAAGTTATGGGATGGTCGATTTACCGTCTGGTAAAATGAAATCTAGAGAAGGTACTGTGGTTGATGCTGATGAACTAATGGTTGAGATGACAGACACTGCAAGAAGTTTATCTCAAGAATTAGGAAAGTTAGAAGGATATTCTGAAGAAGAGAAAGAAGCGCTCTATAAAACCATCGGTTTGGGTGCCTTAAAATATTATATTTTAAAAGTAGACCCTAAAAAACGCATCTTATTTGACCCAAAAGAATCTGTAGATTTTCAAGGAAATACAGGGCCTTTTATTCAGTACACCTATGCGAGAATTCAATCTATCTTAAGAAAAGCAAACTTCGATTATTCGAAGCCTGTCAACGATATTGAATTGCATCCTAAAGAAAAAGAGCTAATCAAGATTATTGAAAATTACCCAGAGGTTATTCAACTAGCTGCTGCCAACCACTCACCTGCATTGATTGCAAATTATACGTACGACTTAGTTAAAGAATTCAATTCTTTTTACCAGAACGTATCTATTTTAGGTGAAGAAGTTCTTAGCAGTAAAATTATTAGAGTTCAGCTGTCTAAAAAAGTAAGCGAAATCATAAAATCAGCATTTTCTTTATTGGGAATTCAAGTGCCAGAAAGAATGTAG
- the lpdA gene encoding dihydrolipoyl dehydrogenase — protein sequence MKYDVLIIGSGPGGYVTAIRASQLGLKTAIVEKENLGGICLNWGCIPTKALLKSAQVYDYLKHVDEYGLKAEAIDKDFEAVIKRSRGVAEGMSKGVQFLMKKNKIDIIDGFGKIKTGKKVDVTDAKGTVTEYSAEHIIIATGARSRVLPNLPQDGKKVIGYREAMSLPKQPKSMIVVGSGAIGVEFAHFYNSMGTDVTIVEFMPNVVPLEDIDVSKQFERSIKKAGIKVMTNSSVESVDTTGKGVKATVKTKKGEEILEADIVLSAVGIKTNIENIGLEDVGIITDRDKILVNDFYQTNIPGYYAIGDVVPGPALAHVASAEGITCVEKIAGLHTEAIDYGNIPGCTYATPEIASVGMTEAQAKENGYELKVGKFPFSASGKAKAAGTPDGFVKVIFDAKYGEWLGCHMIGAGVTDMIAEAVLGRKLETTGHEVLKAIHPHPTMSEAVMEAVADAYGEVIHL from the coding sequence ATGAAATACGACGTACTTATTATTGGAAGTGGTCCTGGAGGTTATGTAACAGCTATTAGAGCTTCTCAGCTGGGATTAAAAACAGCCATTGTAGAAAAAGAAAACTTAGGCGGAATTTGTCTTAACTGGGGATGTATCCCAACCAAAGCTTTGTTAAAATCAGCTCAGGTATATGACTATTTAAAACACGTTGATGAATACGGATTAAAAGCCGAAGCCATTGACAAAGATTTTGAAGCAGTAATCAAAAGAAGTCGTGGTGTTGCAGAAGGAATGAGCAAAGGTGTTCAGTTCTTAATGAAGAAAAACAAAATCGATATCATTGACGGTTTTGGAAAAATTAAAACGGGTAAAAAAGTTGATGTTACTGATGCCAAAGGTACCGTAACAGAATACAGTGCAGAACATATTATCATTGCTACTGGAGCACGTTCTAGAGTATTGCCAAACTTACCACAAGATGGAAAAAAAGTAATTGGATACAGAGAAGCAATGAGTTTGCCTAAGCAACCTAAATCTATGATTGTCGTTGGGTCAGGCGCTATCGGTGTAGAGTTTGCACATTTTTACAATTCTATGGGAACTGATGTAACCATCGTTGAATTTATGCCCAATGTTGTTCCTTTAGAAGACATTGATGTATCTAAGCAATTTGAGAGATCAATTAAAAAAGCTGGAATCAAAGTAATGACAAACTCTTCTGTAGAGTCTGTTGATACCACTGGAAAGGGTGTAAAAGCTACCGTTAAAACTAAAAAAGGCGAAGAAATACTAGAAGCTGATATCGTATTGTCTGCTGTAGGTATTAAAACCAATATAGAAAACATTGGATTAGAAGATGTAGGAATTATTACTGATAGAGATAAAATTTTAGTAAATGATTTTTATCAAACCAACATCCCTGGATATTATGCTATTGGTGATGTAGTTCCTGGTCCTGCTTTGGCACACGTTGCGTCTGCAGAAGGAATTACCTGTGTTGAGAAAATTGCAGGATTGCATACAGAAGCGATTGACTATGGAAATATCCCTGGTTGTACTTATGCTACTCCTGAGATTGCATCAGTAGGAATGACTGAAGCACAAGCAAAAGAAAATGGCTATGAACTTAAAGTTGGAAAATTCCCATTTTCTGCTTCTGGGAAAGCAAAAGCTGCAGGAACCCCTGATGGTTTTGTCAAAGTAATTTTTGATGCTAAATACGGAGAATGGTTAGGTTGTCATATGATTGGAGCTGGTGTAACTGATATGATAGCAGAAGCTGTTTTAGGACGCAAACTAGAAACCACAGGTCATGAAGTACTAAAAGCAATACATCCTCACCCAACCATGAGTGAAGCGGTTATGGAAGCTGTTGCTGACGCTTATGGTGAAGTGATTCACTTGTAA
- a CDS encoding glycoside hydrolase family 2 TIM barrel-domain containing protein, translated as MKKVLELFAALAFVFTGNAQEKNIWHYIENEQVIAENKEESHASFTSFSSIKELENNQPTFFMSLDGMWKFKWVRSPKDRPMSFMNPKEHLRGWNEIRVPSNWEVEGYGVPIYVNHQYEFSDYKAMVADDMELVDRVYPKNPGKVPHQYNPVGSYRRDFNLDKNWNAKELFLHIGAMKSGGFVWLNGTYIGYSQGSKLPSEFNITKAAKKGKNTLAIQIFRWTDGSYLEGQDFWRISGIERSVYIYGQPKIRLQDFEVLSTLDKTYKHGRLELDVQLQNHENTVKQAQVQYQLYDGSKLLTKETKNIDLNKKAINTVSFKTSVIDVKAWSAEHPNLYTLKIFIKDNQGSLLEATERKIGFRSVEIKKGLLLVNGQVVTLKGVNTQETDPETGHVMEETLILKDIQLWKENNINAVRLSHYPRGRRFYELCDIYGIYVVDEANIESHGMYYGKYSLAKKANWEKAHVDRMLRMVKRDKNHPSVIIWSMGNEAGNGINFYAGYKAIKAHDKSKRPVQYERPYKDRDGSLYDMDWNTDIIVPQYPSPATFEKIGSSKTDRPFIPSEYAHAMGNSTGNFADYWEIIEKYENLQGGFIWDWVDQSIWKTNDKGERFYAYGGDYGKGMPSDNSFLNNGIVFPDRTAQPALFEVKKAHEYINFKDEGLNDFNEQRILIENLYDFTNLNQFNFTAKIKANGQVIKTILLPSLDVETHTSKLVRISLDGIDFKENTEYFIIINATTKAAWSLLPKGFEVAREQIYLAKKFKFKKAPLHNGAKLSITSDSKNLQLESKDVRLVFNKKSGQISSYVYKSKELLKNQEGPKINFWRAPTDNDLGNGMERNNIAWKEASLHAKVSKFKYERSTENSVKVTVNYSLPGVHTVHKTTYVVYGNGLLKIGNTLNSSDYKADIPRVGMRMQLLKEFNSVSYYGRGPWENYQDRKTSSFIDIYHSFVKSMYVPYIRPQENGNRTDVRWMALSNQNKQGLLIAAPLSHGLSITALHMPNEDFDITDGLDYTKKNLKANYSKHTTDIKEKDLVQLNIDLQQRGLAGDDSWYSKPQKAYQIDPNKSHEYFFYLIPFTNGSTNTFIETQQKLQTKN; from the coding sequence ATGAAAAAAGTACTCGAATTATTCGCAGCCTTAGCATTTGTTTTTACCGGCAATGCTCAAGAAAAAAACATTTGGCATTATATAGAAAATGAGCAAGTCATCGCTGAGAACAAAGAAGAGTCACATGCAAGTTTTACCTCATTCAGCTCAATAAAAGAATTGGAAAATAACCAGCCAACTTTTTTTATGTCTTTGGATGGAATGTGGAAATTTAAATGGGTGCGTTCTCCAAAAGACAGACCGATGTCTTTTATGAATCCCAAAGAACATTTAAGAGGCTGGAATGAAATTAGAGTCCCTTCTAACTGGGAAGTTGAAGGCTATGGAGTTCCAATTTATGTAAACCATCAGTACGAGTTTTCGGATTACAAAGCCATGGTTGCCGATGATATGGAATTAGTGGATCGAGTTTACCCAAAAAATCCAGGCAAGGTACCTCATCAATACAATCCCGTAGGTTCATATCGAAGAGACTTTAACCTTGATAAAAACTGGAATGCCAAAGAACTCTTTTTGCATATTGGGGCTATGAAATCAGGTGGGTTTGTTTGGCTTAACGGAACCTATATTGGCTATTCTCAAGGCAGTAAACTACCCAGTGAATTTAACATTACTAAGGCTGCAAAAAAAGGTAAAAACACCCTTGCGATTCAGATTTTTAGATGGACTGACGGTAGTTATTTAGAAGGCCAAGATTTTTGGAGAATTAGCGGAATTGAACGCAGTGTATATATCTACGGACAGCCAAAAATAAGATTACAAGACTTTGAAGTGCTATCGACCCTTGATAAAACCTACAAGCATGGGCGTTTAGAATTAGATGTCCAACTGCAAAACCATGAAAACACTGTAAAACAAGCACAGGTTCAGTACCAGTTATACGATGGATCTAAATTATTAACCAAAGAAACAAAGAACATAGATCTTAACAAAAAAGCAATTAATACAGTTAGTTTTAAAACTTCTGTAATTGATGTAAAAGCTTGGAGTGCAGAACACCCAAACCTATACACGCTAAAAATATTTATCAAAGATAATCAAGGAAGTCTTTTAGAGGCCACCGAACGAAAAATAGGATTTCGATCTGTCGAGATAAAAAAAGGTTTGCTTTTAGTCAATGGCCAGGTGGTTACTTTAAAAGGGGTAAACACCCAAGAAACCGATCCAGAAACGGGCCATGTAATGGAGGAAACTTTAATTTTAAAAGACATCCAACTTTGGAAAGAAAACAATATCAATGCAGTACGTTTAAGTCATTACCCACGAGGCAGACGTTTTTATGAACTGTGTGACATCTACGGGATTTATGTCGTTGATGAAGCCAATATAGAATCCCACGGCATGTATTATGGCAAATATTCGTTGGCAAAAAAAGCAAATTGGGAAAAAGCTCATGTGGATAGAATGCTAAGAATGGTTAAAAGAGATAAAAATCATCCTTCTGTAATCATTTGGTCTATGGGAAATGAAGCTGGAAATGGCATTAATTTTTATGCAGGATATAAAGCGATTAAAGCTCATGACAAAAGCAAAAGACCGGTTCAATATGAACGTCCTTATAAAGACCGAGACGGTAGTTTGTATGACATGGATTGGAATACCGATATTATTGTACCACAGTACCCATCACCAGCTACATTCGAAAAAATTGGAAGCAGCAAAACAGACAGGCCTTTTATTCCTAGTGAATATGCACATGCCATGGGTAACAGTACCGGGAACTTTGCCGATTACTGGGAAATTATTGAGAAATATGAAAATCTTCAAGGCGGTTTTATTTGGGATTGGGTAGATCAATCCATTTGGAAAACCAATGACAAAGGAGAACGCTTTTATGCCTATGGTGGTGATTATGGAAAAGGTATGCCATCGGACAATTCATTTTTAAACAACGGCATTGTATTTCCTGACAGAACTGCCCAACCCGCACTCTTTGAGGTTAAAAAAGCTCATGAATATATTAACTTTAAAGACGAGGGGCTAAACGACTTTAATGAGCAGCGTATTTTAATTGAAAACCTCTATGATTTTACAAACCTAAATCAATTTAATTTTACAGCAAAAATAAAAGCCAATGGTCAGGTTATAAAGACTATTCTACTACCAAGTTTGGATGTAGAAACCCATACAAGTAAATTGGTTAGAATCTCTCTTGATGGAATTGACTTTAAAGAGAATACAGAGTATTTTATCATCATAAACGCAACCACTAAAGCAGCATGGTCTTTGCTTCCTAAAGGTTTTGAAGTCGCTAGAGAGCAGATTTATCTAGCCAAAAAATTTAAATTCAAAAAAGCGCCTTTACACAATGGAGCTAAACTTAGCATCACTTCTGATTCTAAAAACTTACAACTAGAATCAAAGGATGTTCGCTTGGTTTTTAATAAAAAATCAGGACAAATTAGCTCTTATGTATACAAGTCTAAAGAGTTGTTAAAAAATCAAGAAGGCCCTAAAATTAACTTTTGGAGAGCACCAACAGACAACGATCTTGGGAATGGAATGGAAAGAAACAACATTGCCTGGAAAGAAGCAAGCTTGCATGCAAAAGTTAGTAAATTTAAATATGAGCGAAGCACAGAAAACAGTGTTAAAGTTACAGTCAATTACAGCCTCCCAGGTGTTCATACAGTGCATAAAACCACTTATGTAGTCTATGGAAATGGGCTGCTAAAAATAGGCAACACACTAAACAGCTCCGATTACAAAGCAGACATCCCAAGAGTTGGGATGCGTATGCAACTCTTAAAAGAATTCAATTCGGTATCCTATTATGGTAGAGGGCCTTGGGAAAACTATCAAGACCGTAAAACTTCTAGCTTTATTGATATTTACCACAGCTTTGTAAAAAGCATGTACGTACCTTATATAAGACCTCAAGAAAATGGCAATCGAACTGATGTTCGCTGGATGGCTTTAAGCAATCAAAATAAGCAGGGCTTGTTAATTGCAGCCCCCCTTAGCCATGGCTTAAGCATTACTGCTCTGCACATGCCAAACGAAGATTTTGACATTACAGATGGATTGGATTATACAAAGAAAAATTTAAAGGCAAATTACAGCAAACACACCACTGATATCAAAGAAAAAGATCTCGTACAATTAAATATAGATTTACAACAACGAGGCTTGGCAGGTGATGACAGTTGGTATTCTAAACCACAAAAAGCATATCAAATAGATCCAAATAAAAGCCATGAGTATTTCTTTTATTTGATTCCTTTTACAAATGGAAGCACCAATACTTTTATTGAAACGCAGCAAAAACTTCAAACAAAAAACTAA